The Actinomyces wuliandei genome contains the following window.
CCGACCAGGTCGGTGCCCCTGTAGGTGGCCAGCACCTGCGGGTCCTCCCCCAGCTCGCGGGCATAGGCGCCCAGCAGGTCGCGGGCGAGCAGGACGTCCTGCCCGGCGACCGGGGAGTCCAGGCTGGCGTCCACGCGCACGGTCACGTACTCAACGTCCGGCCCGACGGCGACAGCGGAGTTGGACGGAAGGGTCCACGGTGTGGTGGTCCAGATGAGGGCGAGCTCGGGGGCGGCGTCGGGGTGGGTGGTGTCCAGCCGCTGCTCCAGGCGCAGGCCGACGGTGACGGTGGTGTCCTGGCGGTCGGAGTAGACGTCGTCGTCCATGCGCAGCTCGTGGTTGCTCAGGGGGGTGCGGTCGTGCCAGCAGTAGGGCAGGACCCGGTGGCCCTGGTAGGCCAGGCCCTTGTCGTAGAGGCTCTTGAAGGCCCAGATGACCGACTCCATGTAGGAGGGGTCCAGGGTCTTGTAGTCGTTGTCGAAGTCAACCCACCGGGCCTGGCGGGTGACGTAGTCCTCCCACTGCCTGGTGTAGCGCAGCACGGAGGTGCGGCAGGCCGCGTTGAACTCCTCAATGCCCAGGCCCCCGGGCCGGGTGATCTCAGTGACGTCGTCGATGCCCAGCTCGCGCTGGGCCTCCAGCTCGGCGGGCAGGCCGTGGGTGTCCCAGCCGAAGCGGCGCTCCACCCGCCGCCCGCGCTGGGTCTGGTAGCGGCCCACCGCGTCCTTGACGTAGCCGGTCAGCAGGTGCCCGTAGTGGGGCAGGCCGTTGGCGAAGGGCGGGCCGTCGTAGAAGACGAACTCCTCGCAGGGCTCGCCGCTGCTGTCAACGCGGCTGCCGGCACGGTTGTCGACAGACGCCTGGAAGGTGGCGTCCTCCTTCCAGGAGGCCAGGACCTCCTCCTCCAGGGCCGGGAAAGAGGGGGAGGCGGGGACCTCCTCGCCGCTGCGGTGGAGGGGGTAGAAGGCAGCCCCCGTGTGCTGGGTGCCGGTGGTCCTGCCTGTGCTCGTGCCTGCCATCAGTGGTGTGCCTCGCTCTCGCTCGCGCCTGCCGCCCCGGGCGGGCGCCCGGAGGGACGTGCGAGGACGACACCACCGCCCGGCCGGGGCGTGCTGCCTGGCGCAGCCCCGGTGGGCGCCGCGTGCCGCGGTACCACCTCGCTTGCCGCGCTACGCCCGCCCCCGGGGACCGGGAGGCCAGGCCTGCGCGACCGCCTCGTGACCAGCTGTGACGGGCTGTCCCGTCCGGTTCTACTAGGGGCAGCCCACGCACACGCCGGTCCCACCCTGTTCCTCCGGAGGCTCGCCGGTGATGGCCGGGTCCACGCCTTGTGCCGGGAAGTCTAGGACACCGGCACCGCACGGGCCAGCACGGCCCGGGGCCGGGCAGCGTCATCCCGGCCACACACCGCGGCTCAACAGCCCAGCCGCAACCACCCCGGTAACGTGCCGGTGCCACTGACAGCAACCGCCGCCTAGCCTGTTCATCTAGGCTGCCGAGCCGGTCGCATCAGTCCCCGGCGCCACCGCGACACCTGAGGACGCCACCGAGGTCGATCAGGCTGAGACTGGCGACACCGAGGGCTCTACGGACGCGGAGGAGCCTGGGGACTGCGTCGCACCAGAGCCGGAGCCACCGGAGTTGCCGCCCTCGTCAGGGACCGTCTGGCCATCCCCGCCCGACCAGTCGTGCCCGTCCATACCGTCCATGGGACCGGGACCGCCGTGCCCGCCCGGCACCTGCTCCTCGTGCGGGCCGCTACCCCTGTGCTCGTCGTGCCACCCGTCTCCAGTCATAGTGTGGGCGCCCCATCCCAGGCCGAAGGAGCCCGCCAGGAGGGCCACGGCAGCAGCGGCACCCACTGCTCGCCTGCGGTACCAGGGCTGCTTGCCGCTGCCGCTCTTGCCATCTGTGCCCGCCTGCGGCTGGGCGTACGCGGCACCGGCCACCGTCGTCGACCCGGGGGCGAGTGCCCCGCTCGCCGCCGCCTGCGGGCCAGCCGCAGGGGCGGGGGTCTCGGACTGAGCCCCGGACCGGGGAGACGAGGAGGCGGCAGCTGGCTCGGCAGCAGGGGGCTGCTCAGCCGGTCCCTGAGCGGCTGGAGCCTGCTCAGCCGGACCCCGCTCGGAGCCGTCCGGTGCTGGTGACGTGGCGTTAGCCATGCATATGTCCTTTCGCGTCATTAACGGCGTCGTTCCGGGTTCCCGGGACGCCTCTGACACTACGAACAGGCCCTGTGCCTGGCTCAGGCCCCTCCTGTGCGCACTCTGTGACCCAGCGAGCACCGGTGGCGGCAGTCGGAGCCGCCACCGGCCACCCAACCGACCGAGCCGACCGTGCTGGCTGGGCTGGTCGTGCTGGCTGTGCTAGCCGGTCCTGGTCGAGACCCTCAGCCCTCGCGGGCCACCACCGTGTTGGAGGCCTGGGCGCGCGGCCGCACGATCATTGAGTCGATGTTGACGTGGGAGGGGCGCTCCAGCGCCCACGTGACGCACTCGGCCACGTCCTGGGCGGTGAGGGGCTGCGCGACCCCGGCGTAGACCTTCTGGGCCGCCTGGGCGTCGCCACGGAACCGGTTGAGCGAGAACTCCTCGGTGGCCACCATCCCCGGAGCGATCTCGATGACGCGCACCGGCTCTCCCACCAGCTCCAGGCGCAGCGTGCCCGCGATGACCCGCTCAGCGTGCTTGGCCGCGACGTACCCCGCCCCACCCGGGTAGGTGTCGTGGGCTGCGGTGGAGGTGAGGAAGACCAGGTCCCCGCCGCGCTCGCGCAGGCCGGGGAGAAAGGCCTGGCTCACCCGCAGCGCCGCCAGCACGTTGCGCTCATACATGGTCGCCCACTCCTGCGGGTCGCCCTGCGCCACGGGGTCGACGCCCAGGGCGCCGCCAGCGTTGTTGACCACGGCGTCCACCGGTCCGTCCGCCAGGACCTCACGGGCCATGCGGTCGACGTCGTCGCCCACCTGGAGGTCGGCTGCCACCCAGGTGCAGCCGGTCTCTCCCGCCAGGGCCTCCAGCCGCTGCTGCCGACGGGCGGTGGCCACCACCTGCCAGCCGTGGGAGCGCAGGCACCTGACGGTGGCGGCGCCGATACCGGTGGAGGCGCCTGTCACCACGGCCCTGCGTGCACCGTTGTCGCTGGTGGTGCCGCTGGTGATGTCACTGCTGGTCGGGCTCACGCTCATGGTCCCATGATGCACCACCCTGGGACGCCCTGACGCCGACCGCTCACGGCCCAGAGGAAGCCCCGACAGCACAGCCAGCACGCCGGAGCGCCACCACGGCCGGGGCGCAGCAGGCAGCACGCCGGACCAGACGCCAGGACACGGCGGTCACAGCAGGCGCAGCAGGCACGGTAGGCTCTGCCCGCTCCCTCCCCCGAGTCGGAAGGCCACCGATGAACGCCGTCCTTCTTGCCGTCCTGGTCATGCTCGTCCTGGCCACGCTGCGCGTGCACGTGGTCCTGTCCCTGTTCGTGGGCGCCCTGGCAGGTGGGCTAGCCAGCGGCATGGGGGTCGAGGGGACCATGGTCTCCTTCCAGGAAGGGCTTGCCGGCGGCGCCCAGATCGCCCTGTCCTACGCGCTGCTGGGCGCCTTCGCTATGTCCGTGGCCCACTCGGGGCTGCCCCAGCTGCTGGCCAGCTGGCTCATCGCCCGCCTGGACACCAGCGACGCGAGCACCTCGCAGAAGATCGTGAGCACCAGCCGGTGGGCGCTGCTGGCCGGGGTCATCGCCATGGCCGTCATGAGCCAGAACCTCATCCCGGTGCACATCGCCTTCATCCCACTGGTGGTCCCGCCCCTGCTGGTCGTCATGAGCCGACTGGGCCTGGACCGGCGCGCGGTGGCCTGTGCCATCACCTTCGGCCTGGTGACCACCTACATGTTCCTGCCGCTGGGATTCGGCCGAGTCTACCTCAACGACATCCTCTACGGCAACATCGCCAGGGCGGGCCTGGACGTCTCCGACGTCCCAGTCACCCACGCCATGGCCCTGCCCGCCCTGGGCATGCTCACCGGCGTGCTCACCGCCCTGCTGGTCACCTACCGCAGGCCCCGCGCCTACGACCTGGACGCCCAGGTCGACTCCACCACCCCGCAGACCATCGACCGCCGCCGCGTGGTCGTCGCCCTGGTGGCCGTCGTGGCCTGCTTCTCGGTACAGACCGTCCTGACGCTCACGGGCTCCGAGGCCGACCCTCTGCTCATCGGCACCCTGGTGGGACTGCTGCTGTTCATGGCCACCAGGGTGGTCGGCTGGAAGGAGGCCGACGACGTGTTCACCAGCGGGATGCGCATGATGGCGCTCATCGGCCTCATCATGATCACCGCCCAGGGCTTCGCCCAGGTGCTCCAGGACAGCGGCCAGATCGACCCCCTGGTGCAGTCCGCGACAGGGCTGTTCTCCGGCAGCCGTGCCGCCGCCGCACTGGTCATGCTGCTGGTGGGCCTGGTCATCACCATGGGGATCGGCTCCTCCTTCTCCACCCTGCCCATCATCTCCGCGATCTACGTGCCCCTGTGCGCCACGCTGGGCTTCTCCCCCGCTGCCACCGTCGCGCTGGTCGGCACGGCCGGAGCGCTGGGGGACGCGGGCTCGCCAGCCTCAGACTCCACGCTGGGGCCCACCGCCGGTCTCAACGCCGACGGCCAGCACGACCACATGCGCGACTCGGTCATCCCCACCTTCATCCACCTCAACATCCCCCTGCTCATCGCAGGATGGCTGGCGGCCATGGTGCTGTGAGACGGTCCCGTCGGACGCTGCAGGACAGCACCACCTCCTCGTGAGCCGCTGTCGGGCACCTGCTGGCAGGCCCATGGCCTGCCTGAGGCCCACTACGCTGCTGCCATGACCTCCTCAGCCGTCTTCCCCGCGACCACCTCAGCCACCCCAGGGCCAGGCACGCCCCCCTCACCCCCGGGCACCGCTGGAGCACCCAGCACAGCCACCGTCGGCCTCATCGGCGCGGGCAACATGGCGGGGGCGATCGTGCGCGGAGGTATCGCCTCGGGGACCCTGCGGGCCGAGAACGTGCTGCTGGCCCCCAGCCCGGACCCTAGTGCCCAGCGGCTGGCCGCGGACACGGGCACCCGGGTCGCCGACAACAGCCCGGAGCTGGTGGCCGCCAGCGACGTCGTCGTCCTGGCTGTGAAGCCGCACGTGGTGCCAGCCGTGCTCGCCGAGGTCCACGACGCCGTGTCCGCCCACGCCCCGCTGGTGGTCTCAGTGGCGGCCGGGCTGAGCACCGCGCGCCTGGAGTCCATGCTGCCCGCTGGTGCGCGAGTGGTACGCACCATGCCCAACATGGCAGCCCTCGTGGGCGAGGCCATGACCGCCCTGGCAATGGGCAGCGCCGCCACACCCGAGGACCTGGCCACCGCCAGGAGGCTCATGGGCTCAGTGGGAGCCGTCACCGAGCTCGACGAGCACCTCTTCAGCACCTTCACCGCCATCTCGGGCTCCTCCCCTGCCTTCGTCCTCACCTTCGTGGAGGCCCTGGCGCGAGCGGGCGTGCTGGGCGGGATCCCCAAGGGCCAAGCAGTGGAGATCGTCACCCAGGCCCTCCTGGGCACGGCGCGCACCGTCCAGGCCGAGGCCCGGCGCACCGAGGCAGGCGAGGCCGCCCGCACACCTGCCGACCTCGTGGACGCCGTCTCCTCCCCCGGCGGGACCACCGTGGCCGGGCTGGTGGCCATGGAGCGGGCAGGCTTCTCCGACGCCGTCATCCAGGGCGCCCAGGCGGCCGCACAGCGCGACCGTGAGTTGGGCGCCTGACTCCGCTCCCAGCGCCCGCAAGGAGACAGGGGAGGGGCCGCCTCAAACCGGGGCATCTCTGAGCGCTTGAGGACCCGTAACCGCGGCTCCCATTGGCCTGCACATCTTCAGGCAGCCGCACGCCGTGTCCCGTGTCAGGACCCCCGTAATCTCGCTACAACGGCTTGCGTCAGCAAACTGAAGATGTGCAGCCCGCCTTCGACTGCACATCTTCAGGCAACCGTCTGGGACAACACACTGCCGTCTCCGGTTTACTCGTGGCTCCTCCCGACCTCTTTCCGCCCTTTCACGCATCACCCCGGTCAAGCGTCGTTCCTAGGCCGGACCCAAGATGTGCACCGTGCCCTCGCTGCTGTTCGGACCTGCGAAATATCTCTTGTGCTGCTCCTTCAGACTCGTCTAGCCTGCCTTGAGAACAGAGCCTCCTGCGTTCCGGGAAAATCCCGGCACCCTTCCTCGTAACCACCCACTAGCGGGGAAACCCATGGGCACCACGCTTGACTCGGCAGACAAGTCGTTCGGCCAGGGCGAGGGGGCGGTCCGTGCCCTCAAGGACGTCTCCCTCACGGTGGACACCTCGGAGATCTGCTGCGTCGTGGGGGCCAGCGGGCCGGGGAAGTCCACCCTGCTGACAGGCGGAGGCTGTCCAAGGAGCCTCTCCAGCTCCTGCGGCGCGACCTGGGGCAGGCCGGCCCACCACGGCTCAGGCTCTCCGCCCTTCCCTTCTCCACCCGGTTCCGGGTCCGCCAGGCGCTGCGGGAGTACCGGACCTACCTGCCCATGCTGTGCGCGGTGCTCCTGTCTGTCCTGCTGCTCGTCCCCGGCTTTGGCATGAGGGCCAGTACCGCCACCTACGCCGACGACGTCAGGTCAGGCATCCCCTTCGGCTACATGTACGTGCTGGCTGGCGACGTCCCGTCCTCGCAGCACCCCGCCGACACCTCTGACGACCTCCCCGACGACGCGGAGCTGGCCTCGGTCCGCTCGGTGTCCCTGGCGCAGTCCTCAGGCGCGGGCTCCGACGTGAGCCTCATCGGGGT
Protein-coding sequences here:
- a CDS encoding SDR family NAD(P)-dependent oxidoreductase → MSVSPTSSDITSGTTSDNGARRAVVTGASTGIGAATVRCLRSHGWQVVATARRQQRLEALAGETGCTWVAADLQVGDDVDRMAREVLADGPVDAVVNNAGGALGVDPVAQGDPQEWATMYERNVLAALRVSQAFLPGLRERGGDLVFLTSTAAHDTYPGGAGYVAAKHAERVIAGTLRLELVGEPVRVIEIAPGMVATEEFSLNRFRGDAQAAQKVYAGVAQPLTAQDVAECVTWALERPSHVNIDSMIVRPRAQASNTVVAREG
- a CDS encoding Na+/H+ antiporter family protein, producing MNAVLLAVLVMLVLATLRVHVVLSLFVGALAGGLASGMGVEGTMVSFQEGLAGGAQIALSYALLGAFAMSVAHSGLPQLLASWLIARLDTSDASTSQKIVSTSRWALLAGVIAMAVMSQNLIPVHIAFIPLVVPPLLVVMSRLGLDRRAVACAITFGLVTTYMFLPLGFGRVYLNDILYGNIARAGLDVSDVPVTHAMALPALGMLTGVLTALLVTYRRPRAYDLDAQVDSTTPQTIDRRRVVVALVAVVACFSVQTVLTLTGSEADPLLIGTLVGLLLFMATRVVGWKEADDVFTSGMRMMALIGLIMITAQGFAQVLQDSGQIDPLVQSATGLFSGSRAAAALVMLLVGLVITMGIGSSFSTLPIISAIYVPLCATLGFSPAATVALVGTAGALGDAGSPASDSTLGPTAGLNADGQHDHMRDSVIPTFIHLNIPLLIAGWLAAMVL
- the proC gene encoding pyrroline-5-carboxylate reductase; its protein translation is MTSSAVFPATTSATPGPGTPPSPPGTAGAPSTATVGLIGAGNMAGAIVRGGIASGTLRAENVLLAPSPDPSAQRLAADTGTRVADNSPELVAASDVVVLAVKPHVVPAVLAEVHDAVSAHAPLVVSVAAGLSTARLESMLPAGARVVRTMPNMAALVGEAMTALAMGSAATPEDLATARRLMGSVGAVTELDEHLFSTFTAISGSSPAFVLTFVEALARAGVLGGIPKGQAVEIVTQALLGTARTVQAEARRTEAGEAARTPADLVDAVSSPGGTTVAGLVAMERAGFSDAVIQGAQAAAQRDRELGA